The following coding sequences lie in one Rutidosis leptorrhynchoides isolate AG116_Rl617_1_P2 chromosome 6, CSIRO_AGI_Rlap_v1, whole genome shotgun sequence genomic window:
- the LOC139854127 gene encoding uncharacterized protein, giving the protein MAEGNVVRRKIMEKFRVDFIREIAFGFSKNVDDQGESHVPYELEDKKIYNELADMRASVNVMPYSMFKRIEIGRVMPTTNGVRLYDYFVKRTMGIVRNMVVRFWKLAFLVDFYMVDVKEDEHTPLVFGRTFINISNAFINVRKRFMTFSIKEKILAFRTRNPPTCKESSSMVDEKLFVIGYEKEKNVEGKKKARIPDVDKVIE; this is encoded by the coding sequence ATGGCTGAAGGAAACGTGGTAAGGAGAAAAATAATGGAGAAATTTAGAGTAGATTTCATTCGAGAGATAGCATTTGGGTTTTCGAAAAATGTGGATGATCAAGGTGAATCTCATGTTCCTTATGAATTAGAAGATAAAAAGATTTATAATGAACTTGCAGATATGAGAGCAAGTGTTAATGTTATGCCTTACTCCATGTTCAAAAGGATTGAAATAGGTCGTGTAATGCCAACCACTAATGGGGTCCGACTTTATGACTATTTTGTCAAGAGAACTATGGGCATAGTGAGGAATATGGTTGTTCGATTTTGGAAGTTAGCATTTCTAGTTGATTTCTATATGGTTGACGTGAAAGAAGATGAACATACTCCGCTAGTGTTCGGAAGAACTTTCATAAACATCTCAAATGCTTTCATTAATGTAAGAAAAAGATTCATGACTTTTAGTATTAAAGAAAAGATATTGGCATTTAGAACTAGAAACCCACCAACATGTAAGGAatcaagttcgatggttgatgagaagCTTTTTGTCATAGGATATGAGAAAGAAAAGAATGTGGAAGGAAAGAAAAAGGCTAGGATCCCCGATGTTGATAAAGTAATTGAATAA
- the LOC139854129 gene encoding uncharacterized protein, with protein MKFSRERLAYFPLTTLEPAKRRSENRVARTMEVLLAIKAKWPQGHSETIFIQQDNAKTHISVNDSEFLEALSREGVDVRLCFQQPNSPDLNVLDLEFFRAIQSLQEQEALGSIDELVSVVQTSFDRMRSRELNNVFLTLQTCMKEIMKVHGGNNYKIPHIGKSRLERQGNLPLHIGCDQDLIDDVVSYLNH; from the exons ATGAAGTTTTCTCGGGAAAGATTGGCATATTTTCCGCTTACCACATTAGAACCCGCTAAGCGTAGAAGCGAAAATCGAGTTGCAAGAACAATGGAA GTTCTACTGGCAATTAAAGCTAAATGGCCACAAGGTCATTCGGAAACAATATTCATTCAACAAGATAACGCAAAGACTCATATTAGTGTTAATGATAGCGAGTTTCTTGAAGCATTATCTCGAGAGGGAGTCGATGTTCGACTTTGTTTTCAACAACCAAATAGTCCGGATCTAAATGTATTAGATCTTGAATTTTTTCGAGCAATTCAATCACTTCAAGAGCAAGAGGCGTTGGGTTCAATTGATGAGTTGGTTTCGGTGGTGCAAACTTCTTTTGATAGAATGCGATCACGTGAGCTTAATAACGTATTTCTAACTCTTCAAACTTGTATGAAGGAAATAATGAAGGTTCATGGTGGCAACAATTACAAAATACCGCATATTGGTAAGAGTAGATTAGAAAGACAAGGTAACTTACCATTGCATATTGGGTGTGATCAAGACCTCATAGATGATGTTGTTTCGTATTTAAATCATTAA